One window of Dyadobacter sandarakinus genomic DNA carries:
- a CDS encoding T9SS type A sorting domain-containing protein: MVPHLLIRHLLVLAFIFSNLWHVLAQITITYPADRAVFQRNNSNEAQLYVAGYVTEMFDKIEVRLTPLVAGEGQAVPAGGGWQLLDAQVTCGQFYGSINAKGGWYKLEVQGIRAGSQPKVASLAHVGLGEVFVVAGQSNATGGDANPNGPGAKHDQVNSVDFQNYNAASQSIAPYASVQLPCPQFVHLDAGVKTAPFGNYAWCWGAFGDQLYEKLHVPVMIFNAGWSSTGIDNWFESVDPAKAPVSAFGYVFPAGMPFGHLRLALNYYVAQLGIRAVLWHQGETDNYLEQPGDDTFTRYASRLSGVIQATRNLTGKTDLAWMVARASRFTVNGVNRVSANVIAAQNEVISNNALYPHVYPGPDTDPYFSIDYRADQVHFRGDGVTPSADGKVYAGLVSLAQFWSDRVDAAFLSQSVPYAATPPPLVNAVAAPPAEVTFQAPAGSAGTKYAWLSEVECNTPLSANPEFKAGAGHYKLRMTDAKGNVVFSPALNVDGNALPVIMEYFYAQADADNRVTLHWATSAEINAAYFEIERSRDAVHYSTVATERAWGNTSCLHAYTATDEPLEPGIYYYRLRQWDLDGTSHLSRITSLHIGGAEPQVYPNPVTDQLTISAAHSLRKVVIRDASGREVFSADSAGKVMVVDVSRLPAGLYIVEAVDKRVQILK; encoded by the coding sequence ATGGTTCCACATCTGCTAATCAGGCACTTGCTTGTCCTGGCATTTATTTTTTCAAACTTATGGCATGTCCTGGCCCAGATTACCATCACCTACCCTGCCGACCGGGCTGTTTTTCAGCGAAACAACAGCAATGAGGCCCAGCTGTACGTCGCGGGGTATGTAACCGAAATGTTTGATAAAATAGAGGTACGTCTTACCCCTCTGGTTGCTGGTGAAGGTCAGGCAGTGCCTGCGGGTGGCGGCTGGCAGCTTTTGGATGCACAGGTGACATGCGGACAGTTTTACGGCAGTATTAATGCAAAAGGCGGCTGGTACAAGCTGGAAGTGCAGGGCATCCGGGCCGGCAGTCAGCCTAAGGTTGCTTCACTGGCACACGTGGGCCTCGGGGAGGTTTTTGTAGTAGCCGGGCAGTCCAATGCTACCGGGGGTGATGCCAATCCCAATGGTCCGGGTGCAAAGCACGACCAGGTGAATAGTGTCGATTTTCAGAATTACAATGCAGCCAGCCAAAGCATTGCGCCGTATGCCAGTGTACAGCTCCCGTGCCCGCAGTTTGTCCATCTGGATGCCGGTGTAAAAACTGCACCTTTCGGAAACTATGCATGGTGCTGGGGCGCTTTCGGGGATCAGCTTTATGAAAAGCTGCATGTTCCCGTCATGATCTTCAATGCAGGCTGGTCCAGTACCGGAATTGACAACTGGTTTGAGTCTGTGGATCCTGCCAAAGCACCCGTCAGCGCATTCGGGTACGTATTTCCCGCAGGAATGCCTTTCGGGCATTTGCGGCTTGCACTGAATTACTATGTGGCCCAGCTCGGCATACGCGCAGTCCTCTGGCATCAGGGCGAAACCGACAATTACCTTGAACAACCAGGAGACGATACATTCACCCGGTACGCTTCGCGCCTCTCGGGTGTTATTCAGGCCACCAGAAATCTTACGGGCAAAACTGACCTGGCCTGGATGGTAGCGCGGGCATCCCGGTTTACCGTCAATGGTGTCAACAGAGTTTCTGCGAATGTCATTGCGGCGCAGAATGAGGTGATCAGCAACAATGCGCTTTATCCTCACGTTTATCCCGGTCCGGATACCGATCCTTATTTCAGTATTGATTACCGCGCAGACCAGGTTCATTTCCGTGGCGATGGGGTAACTCCTTCCGCAGACGGAAAGGTGTATGCAGGCCTCGTTTCACTCGCCCAGTTCTGGTCCGATCGCGTGGATGCTGCATTTCTTTCACAGTCTGTTCCCTATGCCGCTACCCCTCCTCCTCTCGTCAATGCAGTTGCTGCGCCTCCTGCCGAAGTTACCTTTCAGGCACCGGCGGGGTCTGCGGGCACAAAGTATGCTTGGCTGAGTGAGGTGGAATGCAATACCCCATTGTCGGCCAATCCGGAGTTCAAGGCAGGAGCCGGACATTATAAATTGCGCATGACGGACGCAAAAGGCAACGTGGTTTTTTCACCTGCGCTGAACGTTGATGGGAATGCATTGCCTGTTATTATGGAATACTTTTATGCACAGGCAGATGCAGATAACCGGGTGACACTGCATTGGGCCACGAGTGCTGAAATCAATGCAGCCTACTTTGAAATTGAGCGGAGCCGGGATGCTGTACATTACAGCACGGTTGCCACGGAGCGGGCCTGGGGAAATACCAGCTGCCTGCATGCCTATACTGCCACTGATGAGCCACTGGAGCCTGGCATTTATTACTATCGCCTCAGACAATGGGATCTGGACGGCACTTCACATTTGAGCCGGATTACCAGTCTGCATATTGGCGGCGCGGAACCCCAGGTTTACCCCAACCCGGTCACAGACCAGCTTACCATCAGTGCTGCGCATAGTCTCCGGAAAGTCGTTATCCGGGATGCATCGGGCCGGGAAGTTTTTTCCGCTGACTCAGCCGGGAAGGTAATGGTTGTGGATGTAAGCCGCCTCCCCGCAGGGCTGTATATTGTTGAAGCGGTTGATAAACGGGTGCAAATTCTAAAATAG
- the ytxJ gene encoding bacillithiol system redox-active protein YtxJ codes for MNWITINTEEEVKQITQSQDIALIYKHSPRCMTSLMAYRQLKSEVSAALDIDVPLYIVDVIKNRRESMAIAESFRVEHQSPQLLVVQNGKCLFNASHEAITLEDTLQFLQKPA; via the coding sequence ATGAATTGGATTACAATCAACACGGAGGAGGAAGTTAAGCAGATAACCCAGTCACAGGATATCGCTTTGATATACAAACACAGCCCACGCTGCATGACCAGCCTCATGGCGTACCGTCAGCTTAAATCGGAGGTGAGTGCCGCGCTGGATATTGATGTACCACTCTACATTGTGGACGTAATTAAGAACCGGAGAGAGTCAATGGCAATTGCCGAAAGCTTCCGGGTGGAACATCAGTCGCCCCAGCTGCTGGTTGTACAAAACGGAAAGTGCCTTTTTAATGCTTCACATGAGGCTATTACGCTGGAAGACACACTCCAGTTTTTGCAAAAACCGGCCTGA